From Spirosoma aerolatum, one genomic window encodes:
- a CDS encoding FecR family protein, with translation MDNTSLTKKILFDYFDGKSSFIQRKMVEEWLVNPQNKEVYYQYLDEWEQLHPQYVFDVESGFSKVQQTIENPFSEISIVNSSTASINSFDFYRIGQWLSAAVVILVAGWFSWNQLTKPKAVTYEKLVKLTKNATGEIYEKVNVTPLPILINLPDKSSVILQPNSKICYSPKRYNQSKREVILSGEAFFEVQKNPEKPFFVYANELVTKVLGTSFFIKSQHSNADMEVIVKTGKVAVFLQHDPNKSKKLTDNSLTGLVLKANERVQVNGSDFIINKPIPINPGQLRLPIQKLTFNFDEAPATVVLSELEKAYNIDIIFDYNKLANCKLTAHLSDEPLMEKLELICTALEATYKEVDNKIILEAKGCQ, from the coding sequence ATGGATAATACATCATTAACAAAAAAAATCCTGTTCGATTATTTTGATGGAAAAAGCTCATTCATTCAGCGAAAAATGGTTGAAGAATGGCTTGTAAATCCACAAAATAAAGAAGTATACTATCAGTATCTGGATGAATGGGAACAGCTGCATCCACAATATGTTTTTGATGTAGAATCCGGATTTTCAAAAGTTCAACAAACTATTGAAAATCCGTTTAGCGAAATCAGTATTGTAAACTCTTCTACTGCCTCCATTAACTCATTTGATTTCTACAGAATTGGCCAGTGGCTATCCGCAGCAGTGGTTATTTTGGTAGCTGGCTGGTTCAGCTGGAACCAATTGACTAAACCAAAAGCAGTTACGTATGAAAAACTTGTTAAGTTAACAAAAAACGCAACAGGTGAAATCTACGAAAAAGTCAACGTTACTCCGTTACCTATTCTTATAAATTTACCGGACAAGAGTTCTGTTATCCTTCAACCGAACAGTAAAATCTGTTATTCCCCAAAGCGATATAATCAATCAAAACGCGAAGTTATTTTATCAGGTGAAGCCTTTTTTGAGGTCCAGAAAAACCCTGAAAAGCCTTTCTTTGTCTACGCTAATGAATTAGTTACCAAAGTTTTAGGGACGAGTTTTTTCATTAAAAGTCAGCACTCGAATGCCGACATGGAGGTTATCGTTAAAACGGGGAAAGTTGCCGTTTTTTTACAACATGACCCCAACAAGTCTAAAAAACTTACCGATAATTCCCTTACCGGACTAGTACTAAAAGCAAATGAACGAGTACAAGTAAATGGGAGTGACTTTATCATCAATAAACCTATCCCTATAAACCCGGGACAACTCAGGTTACCCATTCAAAAGCTTACCTTTAATTTTGATGAAGCCCCTGCTACAGTCGTCCTTTCTGAACTTGAAAAAGCATACAATATTGATATCATTTTTGATTACAATAAGCTGGCTAATTGCAAATTAACGGCGCATTTATCGGATGAACCGTTAATGGAAAAACTGGAATTGATTTGTACCGCCCTCGAAGCTACTTATAAAGAAGTAGATAATAAAATAATTCTAGAGGCTAAAGGTTGTCAATAA
- a CDS encoding RNA polymerase sigma-70 factor yields the protein MIQANQESDDFAIGKHYVRVSKDSPDTKVVSDEYFIKNCFDQSPREGFELLFRKYYTNLCNHAIRYVYSKELAEDIVAEVFTNFWKNKAYEQITMSYRAYLYISVRNRAHNCLKVELSRNVAFESSTIDFQDVNNTTVLRPDEITQFHELSQKLDIAIQGLPQQAKKAFQLNRLEGKKYAEVATEMGITISAVERLISRALAKIREELKAHYLLSIFLFYCS from the coding sequence ATGATACAGGCGAATCAGGAAAGCGATGATTTTGCTATTGGAAAACACTACGTTCGGGTATCGAAGGATTCACCAGATACGAAAGTTGTTTCGGACGAATATTTTATAAAGAATTGCTTTGACCAGTCGCCAAGGGAAGGCTTCGAGCTGCTCTTTCGTAAATACTACACCAATCTCTGTAACCATGCCATCCGCTATGTGTATTCAAAAGAACTAGCTGAAGACATTGTAGCCGAGGTATTTACAAACTTTTGGAAGAATAAAGCCTACGAACAGATTACTATGTCGTATCGGGCTTACTTATACATATCAGTCAGGAATCGGGCGCACAATTGTCTGAAAGTTGAACTAAGCCGAAATGTTGCCTTCGAAAGCAGTACCATCGACTTTCAGGATGTTAACAATACAACTGTTTTACGGCCTGATGAAATCACTCAATTTCATGAATTAAGTCAAAAGCTGGATATAGCCATTCAGGGTTTACCACAGCAGGCAAAAAAAGCCTTTCAATTAAATCGGCTGGAGGGTAAAAAATATGCAGAGGTTGCCACTGAAATGGGAATAACTATAAGTGCCGTAGAGCGGCTTATTAGCAGGGCATTAGCTAAAATCAGAGAAGAACTTAAAGCTCACTATTTATTATCTATTTTCCTGTTCTATTGCAGTTAA
- a CDS encoding response regulator, whose protein sequence is MLTQQSFDVLVVEDDQLTFELLKRLAERHFPEATFICTASPSSTFDYLNTNPGKRPRLILLDIALSSDADGFTILPELRTRFDGQVPIIMLTNSENQQHVWQSYADGATAFTTKPSNLDDWKTYIDMLKSYWYEVNTLPTS, encoded by the coding sequence ATGCTTACTCAACAATCATTTGATGTATTAGTTGTCGAGGATGATCAACTAACTTTTGAGCTATTAAAACGGCTCGCAGAACGCCATTTTCCAGAGGCAACTTTTATCTGTACTGCTTCTCCATCAAGTACTTTCGATTACTTAAATACAAATCCTGGTAAGCGTCCCAGGTTGATTCTGTTAGACATTGCCCTGAGCAGCGATGCAGATGGCTTTACTATTTTACCAGAGTTGCGTACACGTTTCGATGGTCAGGTTCCGATCATTATGCTTACGAATTCAGAAAATCAGCAACATGTCTGGCAATCGTATGCTGATGGCGCAACTGCCTTTACAACCAAGCCTTCTAACCTCGACGATTGGAAAACGTATATCGACATGTTAAAATCTTATTGGTATGAGGTCAATACATTGCCTACCTCATAA
- a CDS encoding response regulator → MKPAQGQLHLTTNFNNAKLLVIESNNDHWELIQQALRSSLPEIAFQHVATAEDALRQINQWSTQEWDLPKLIMLDLCLPTRYDGLHLLQQIKSMEATISSIPVVIFSGSGARTDIQAAYQAGASAYMIKPQNPQLWSKVFAHLRQYWWETVHLPNVNYRL, encoded by the coding sequence ATGAAACCTGCTCAGGGCCAACTCCATCTCACTACTAATTTTAATAATGCCAAACTTCTGGTTATTGAAAGCAATAATGACCATTGGGAACTGATTCAACAGGCCCTCAGGTCTTCGTTGCCTGAAATAGCTTTCCAGCATGTTGCCACGGCCGAAGATGCGTTACGGCAAATCAACCAATGGAGTACGCAGGAATGGGATCTTCCGAAATTGATTATGCTCGATTTATGCTTACCTACCCGGTATGATGGGCTTCATTTGCTCCAGCAGATTAAATCTATGGAAGCTACCATTAGTTCGATTCCGGTGGTCATATTCAGTGGATCAGGAGCCAGAACTGATATACAGGCTGCCTATCAGGCAGGGGCATCAGCCTATATGATTAAACCACAAAACCCACAACTATGGTCCAAGGTTTTCGCTCATCTTCGTCAATACTGGTGGGAAACGGTGCATTTACCCAACGTTAATTACAGGCTATAG
- a CDS encoding PQQ-dependent sugar dehydrogenase has protein sequence MQLFHFPRPSYRPALLLSGLAMGLWSYSARPIQDSGDQPRPEENRFTKVVLAEKLNEPLEMTILPDERVLLVERHGAVRLYSPVTKQLKTITTIPVSTKYKDKEGNETEAEDGLLGINIDPNFAQNHWVYLYYSDPGAPRNILTRYELRGDELVLSTKKVMLEVATQREQCCHTGGSIDWDRAGNLYLSTGDNTSPRATLYAPIDEREGRAPWDAQKSSGNTNDLRGKILRIHPEADGSYTIPEGNLFPKGTPKTRPEIYTMGHRNPYRISVDKHTGYLYWGDVGPDAGADSAGVGPTAEDEYNQARKPGNFGWPYFVGDNKAYNDVDFATGKKGEKFNPGHPINNSPNNTGLHELPPAQPAMIFYPAAESKKFPVMGTGGRSAMAGPAYYTEDFKNAKRPFPDYYNGKVFLFEWMRDLILSASFNDKGDMIHVERFLPTMPFSHPIDMGFGPNGDLYVLEYGTGWFVQNDDSRLVRIEYNAGNRKPMVQASASQTAGAVPMNVAFSSEGTKDFDNDALTYQWKIYAKAGGQPTVLNGPNPSFTFQKPGQYKAVLTVKDDKGLSDSREVALVAGNQPPVVTLDLIRGNKSFYFPGEPIAYQVNVSDKEDGSLSAGKIQPRQVLVRATYQDETASSGNSSEAAGHKFSEATYLGTGKTLMEKSDCKSCHFVDKKSVGPAFVEVAKRYKGDATAVASLSNKIIKGGGGVWGDAIMTAHPQLSSSAAGEIVKYILTLSEKPTVAPSLPTKGTLTPDKTQKGNLVLQASYKDKGANGLPAQSAEQIRILRNPLLSMGLSDRQSKGTMLYKMGQMPLVIVMASDTYVQFKQLDLTGIKSMEFSVAAPKQGLNAVGGRIEVHMDSPTGPLTGQTEEILPTTTEAKNINDAFKPSMAKATLSPVSGMHDVYFVFKNEKAGKLPLFVPITVQLFN, from the coding sequence ATGCAACTCTTCCATTTCCCCCGTCCATCGTACCGACCTGCTTTGCTGCTCTCCGGGTTAGCTATGGGCTTATGGTCTTACTCCGCAAGGCCCATTCAGGACTCCGGCGACCAGCCCCGACCTGAAGAAAATCGCTTTACGAAGGTTGTGCTTGCCGAAAAGCTTAATGAACCGCTCGAAATGACGATCTTACCCGATGAACGGGTGCTGCTTGTCGAACGACATGGTGCCGTACGCCTATATTCACCGGTAACCAAACAGCTAAAAACCATTACAACCATCCCGGTCAGTACTAAATATAAAGACAAAGAAGGCAACGAAACAGAGGCAGAAGATGGCCTGCTTGGGATTAACATTGACCCGAATTTTGCCCAAAATCACTGGGTTTATCTGTACTATTCGGATCCAGGCGCTCCCCGAAATATCCTGACTCGCTATGAACTGAGGGGTGATGAACTGGTACTCTCCACAAAAAAAGTGATGCTGGAGGTGGCTACCCAGCGTGAACAGTGCTGTCATACCGGCGGCTCAATTGACTGGGATCGAGCTGGTAATCTCTACCTCTCAACCGGCGATAATACCAGCCCACGCGCTACCTTGTATGCACCCATTGATGAGCGGGAAGGCCGAGCCCCCTGGGATGCACAGAAATCGTCGGGCAATACAAATGACCTACGGGGTAAAATTCTCCGTATCCATCCTGAAGCAGACGGCTCCTATACCATTCCAGAAGGCAACCTGTTTCCTAAAGGAACGCCCAAAACCCGTCCTGAAATTTATACCATGGGGCATCGTAACCCCTATCGTATTTCGGTAGATAAGCACACGGGGTATCTCTACTGGGGCGATGTAGGCCCTGATGCCGGGGCCGATTCAGCCGGTGTTGGACCAACCGCCGAAGACGAATACAACCAGGCTCGCAAACCGGGAAATTTTGGCTGGCCTTACTTCGTTGGTGATAACAAAGCCTACAATGATGTCGATTTTGCCACCGGCAAAAAAGGTGAGAAATTCAATCCGGGCCACCCCATCAACAACTCCCCCAACAATACGGGCTTGCATGAATTGCCACCGGCTCAGCCTGCCATGATTTTTTATCCAGCCGCTGAAAGTAAGAAATTTCCTGTAATGGGCACAGGTGGTCGAAGTGCTATGGCTGGTCCAGCGTATTACACCGAGGACTTTAAAAACGCGAAACGCCCTTTTCCCGATTATTACAACGGGAAAGTGTTCCTCTTCGAATGGATGCGTGACCTGATCCTGTCGGCCAGTTTCAACGACAAAGGTGACATGATTCATGTCGAACGCTTTTTACCAACTATGCCCTTCAGCCATCCTATCGACATGGGCTTTGGCCCAAATGGCGATTTGTATGTTTTGGAGTATGGAACGGGCTGGTTTGTGCAAAACGACGATTCGCGGCTGGTACGGATTGAGTATAATGCTGGCAACCGCAAACCAATGGTTCAGGCATCGGCCAGCCAGACAGCCGGAGCGGTGCCTATGAACGTGGCCTTTTCATCAGAAGGCACTAAAGATTTTGATAATGATGCCCTAACCTATCAATGGAAAATCTACGCGAAAGCAGGTGGTCAGCCTACGGTGCTGAATGGCCCAAATCCCTCGTTTACCTTCCAGAAACCAGGTCAATACAAAGCTGTTCTGACAGTTAAGGACGATAAAGGACTGAGTGACTCACGGGAAGTAGCGCTTGTAGCTGGCAATCAGCCACCGGTTGTAACGCTTGATCTGATACGAGGCAACAAGAGTTTTTATTTTCCCGGTGAGCCAATTGCCTATCAGGTGAATGTTAGCGACAAAGAAGACGGAAGCCTGTCGGCGGGTAAAATTCAGCCCAGACAGGTATTGGTCCGGGCTACTTATCAAGATGAAACCGCTTCGTCAGGTAATTCTAGTGAAGCCGCCGGACACAAATTCTCAGAAGCTACTTACCTGGGAACAGGCAAAACGCTGATGGAAAAAAGTGATTGTAAGTCCTGCCATTTTGTTGATAAAAAATCCGTTGGTCCGGCATTTGTCGAAGTGGCTAAGCGCTACAAAGGTGATGCAACTGCGGTGGCCAGCCTGTCGAACAAAATCATAAAAGGTGGTGGCGGTGTTTGGGGAGACGCCATTATGACGGCTCATCCGCAACTCAGCTCTTCGGCTGCAGGCGAGATCGTGAAATATATTCTAACTCTTTCTGAAAAGCCCACCGTTGCACCATCACTTCCAACCAAAGGAACCCTTACTCCCGATAAGACTCAGAAAGGAAATCTGGTATTACAGGCCTCTTACAAAGATAAAGGAGCCAATGGCCTGCCCGCTCAATCGGCTGAGCAGATACGCATTCTAAGAAATCCATTACTGTCAATGGGGCTTAGCGATAGGCAATCGAAAGGAACCATGCTTTACAAAATGGGGCAAATGCCCTTGGTTATTGTCATGGCATCGGATACGTACGTGCAGTTTAAGCAGCTCGACCTGACGGGTATCAAGTCTATGGAATTTTCGGTGGCGGCTCCCAAGCAGGGGTTGAATGCAGTGGGGGGCCGGATTGAGGTACACATGGATTCACCAACCGGACCACTGACAGGTCAAACAGAAGAGATTCTACCTACAACAACTGAGGCCAAAAACATCAACGATGCTTTTAAGCCCAGTATGGCTAAAGCAACACTTTCCCCGGTGAGCGGTATGCATGACGTATACTTTGTTTTTAAGAATGAAAAAGCGGGGAAACTACCATTGTTTGTACCGATTACAGTTCAGCTTTTTAATTAA
- a CDS encoding CAP domain-containing protein, translating into MNWWIVYQIGLTLAQFNSPPEGYQLSDEVFFAKPIAQKIIALEHPDTALLNLALFQATNEARRLAGLPVFRYDRSLYQAARNHAESMMRNDYTSHEDLYNLETMTLLKRIQKQTNRFGWMAENIGLYQTIDTPEWYGVRFNRQTRRYEYVASDTKKVYQPYSYASYARYAVQQWLESPHHRANLLNPAFTHVGCAALLSGQPYEQRRAPFGRLVQNFGAERGHAQALR; encoded by the coding sequence GTGAACTGGTGGATTGTTTACCAAATCGGGCTAACCCTTGCCCAATTCAATAGCCCGCCTGAAGGCTATCAACTGAGTGATGAAGTCTTTTTTGCTAAGCCAATTGCGCAAAAGATAATTGCTTTAGAACACCCGGATACTGCTTTGCTGAATCTGGCCCTGTTCCAGGCAACCAATGAAGCGCGTCGGTTGGCAGGTTTGCCCGTTTTTCGGTACGATCGGTCGCTCTATCAGGCTGCCCGCAATCATGCCGAATCTATGATGCGTAATGACTATACCAGTCATGAAGATCTTTACAATCTGGAAACCATGACGTTGCTTAAGCGCATCCAAAAACAAACAAATCGATTTGGTTGGATGGCTGAAAATATTGGCCTGTATCAGACGATTGATACCCCCGAATGGTATGGTGTTCGTTTTAATAGACAGACTCGACGATACGAATATGTTGCCAGCGATACGAAAAAAGTATATCAGCCTTACAGTTATGCCAGCTATGCCCGATATGCTGTACAACAATGGTTGGAATCGCCCCATCACCGGGCCAACCTTCTAAATCCAGCGTTTACGCATGTTGGTTGTGCAGCACTCTTATCAGGACAGCCCTATGAGCAACGTAGAGCGCCTTTTGGCCGATTAGTGCAGAATTTCGGGGCTGAGCGAGGCCATGCACAGGCTCTTCGATGA
- the recG gene encoding ATP-dependent DNA helicase RecG translates to MTERVAFFDTPLLYLKGLGPQRTELLNKELNLFTYGDLIQYYPFRYDDRSRFYTISELMDSMPSAQIRGRIREWYQEGEGPKKRLVATFQDGTGSMTLVWFQAITYLEKTLRRDGEYIVYGKPQSFNGQFSIIHPELDNTATAAEHEAGFFPVYNLTEKLRKRHLDSKAIGKVMRILLEQSWPYIRETLPDSLIQQFRLISKQDAMWNIHLPQNQAWLKQAQRRLKFEELFYNQLRLIKNKLIQKEEFPGQIFRDTSLMKHFYKELLPFELTTAQQRVIKEIYADFLTGKQMNRLLQGDVGSGKTIVAFIACLLAIGNGAQACIMAPTEILADQHYNGLKPFAESMGLNIGILTGSTNKKRRIVLHDELQSGKMHILVGTHALLEDAVQYKNLGLCIIDEQHRFGVAQRAKLWRKNEVVPPHILVMTATPIPRTLAMTLYGNLDVSVIDELPKGRKPIKTVHKFDKHRSEVFGFIRQQIELGRQVYVVYPLIEESEKLDYKDLMDGFESMQRAFPRPKYEIGILHGKMLPYEKDDEMKRFLKNETQILVATTVIEVGVNVPNASVMVIESAERFGLSQLHQLRGRVGRGAEQSYCILMTGYKLSSDTRTRLETMVRTNNGFEIADVDLQLRGPGDLTGTQQSGVMDLMIADLAKDGPILTAARDSAQAILAEDPELLLPQHAPIRNHLDGIKQTESNWGRIS, encoded by the coding sequence ATGACCGAACGTGTTGCTTTTTTTGATACCCCTCTGCTTTATCTGAAAGGATTAGGCCCCCAACGGACTGAATTACTCAACAAAGAGTTAAATCTGTTCACGTATGGCGATCTGATCCAGTATTACCCCTTTCGTTACGATGACCGAAGTCGCTTTTATACAATCAGCGAGTTAATGGATTCGATGCCCTCAGCGCAGATACGAGGCCGTATACGCGAGTGGTATCAGGAAGGAGAAGGACCTAAAAAACGGCTGGTCGCCACGTTTCAGGATGGAACCGGCTCCATGACGCTGGTCTGGTTTCAGGCTATTACCTACCTGGAAAAGACTCTCCGACGCGATGGGGAATATATAGTCTACGGTAAACCACAATCGTTCAACGGACAATTTAGCATCATCCACCCCGAGCTAGATAACACAGCCACTGCTGCAGAGCACGAGGCAGGTTTTTTCCCAGTTTACAATCTTACAGAGAAGCTCCGTAAACGTCATCTCGATAGCAAAGCCATTGGGAAAGTGATGCGAATACTGCTGGAGCAGTCGTGGCCATATATTCGCGAAACCCTGCCCGATTCACTAATTCAGCAATTTCGGCTAATTAGTAAGCAGGATGCTATGTGGAATATTCATTTGCCACAAAATCAGGCCTGGCTCAAACAAGCTCAACGGCGGTTAAAATTTGAAGAATTATTCTACAACCAGCTTCGGCTGATCAAAAACAAACTGATTCAGAAAGAGGAGTTTCCGGGGCAAATTTTCCGGGATACTTCGCTCATGAAACACTTTTACAAAGAACTCCTCCCCTTTGAGTTGACGACTGCCCAGCAACGGGTAATCAAAGAAATCTATGCTGATTTTCTGACGGGTAAACAGATGAATCGACTGTTGCAGGGCGATGTGGGCAGTGGAAAAACGATTGTTGCCTTCATTGCCTGCCTGCTAGCCATCGGCAACGGAGCACAAGCCTGTATCATGGCCCCAACTGAAATTCTGGCCGATCAGCATTACAATGGACTGAAACCGTTTGCCGAGTCGATGGGCCTCAACATCGGTATCCTGACGGGTTCGACCAACAAGAAACGTCGGATAGTACTTCATGACGAATTGCAGTCGGGCAAAATGCATATCCTGGTCGGAACGCATGCCCTGCTCGAAGATGCAGTCCAGTACAAAAATCTTGGCCTATGTATTATTGATGAACAGCATCGGTTCGGTGTAGCACAGCGCGCTAAACTCTGGCGGAAAAATGAAGTAGTGCCTCCTCACATCCTGGTCATGACAGCTACGCCCATTCCGCGAACCCTAGCCATGACACTTTATGGGAATCTGGATGTGTCGGTGATCGATGAGCTACCTAAAGGACGTAAGCCTATCAAAACAGTACACAAGTTCGATAAACATCGGTCGGAAGTGTTTGGCTTTATTCGCCAGCAGATTGAACTCGGCCGCCAGGTGTACGTCGTATATCCGTTGATTGAGGAATCGGAAAAGCTCGACTATAAAGACCTCATGGATGGCTTTGAAAGTATGCAGCGAGCTTTTCCCCGACCGAAGTATGAGATTGGAATTCTGCATGGCAAAATGTTGCCCTATGAGAAAGATGACGAGATGAAGCGCTTTCTGAAAAATGAAACCCAGATTCTGGTTGCTACCACCGTTATCGAAGTAGGTGTAAACGTCCCGAATGCCAGTGTCATGGTCATTGAGAGTGCCGAGCGATTTGGTCTTTCGCAACTGCATCAGCTACGCGGCCGTGTCGGGCGGGGAGCCGAACAATCGTACTGCATTCTGATGACTGGCTATAAACTCAGCAGTGATACGCGTACCCGACTCGAAACGATGGTTCGTACGAACAATGGATTTGAGATTGCCGATGTCGATCTGCAACTGCGCGGCCCCGGCGACCTTACGGGCACGCAACAAAGTGGTGTAATGGATCTGATGATTGCTGATCTAGCCAAAGACGGTCCTATTCTGACAGCGGCCAGAGATTCAGCCCAAGCGATCCTCGCCGAGGATCCAGAACTCCTCCTACCCCAACACGCCCCAATCCGCAATCACCTGGATGGCATAAAGCAAACTGAAAGTAATTGGGGCCGTATCTCCTGA
- a CDS encoding DUF5723 family protein, producing MKYLLSLGLLLQISGASFSQNLLGISTSRFGGTNRLYINPALAADSPSRFYLNVFTGNGHVDNNYVRYQAPFSLLRLITGNVPAQYKSADGSIRFETDYTRETLDGKPKNGTIWGEVRGPSFLMQVGERGAALAFTTRFRAVGQVISASEGLLSAFRASLNTGGLYSIPTTDNKFGASTNTYAELGVTYAVPIVEGDGRKILFGTTAKLLLGYHAQRLINRGMSYRIVQDPAIPNTNLLEVSKLDATLAYTTFLQNRSLTPAILFSPSSPGRGFGLDLGFTYVDQYDADSPALRLGIALTDIGGLTYKGQEYSYSDLGSNPVRFSTKDFNDLSGTGSIVEVIQNKLTTGRAPDSNTFRVGLPTSLNLQMDYQLPSGFGLNLTYLQDVRSTSATATHQPTLIAVTPRYDSRWVSASVPIAYLNGGLTAGGSVRIGPGWLGTDNLLGLLGNSSNGIQPRGLDIYAGIAFGLGKVEEK from the coding sequence ATGAAGTATTTACTCTCACTGGGACTGCTCTTACAGATTTCTGGTGCCAGTTTTTCACAAAATCTACTAGGCATTTCAACCAGCCGTTTCGGTGGAACCAACCGGCTCTATATTAATCCTGCTCTGGCTGCCGACTCTCCTTCCCGGTTTTACCTGAATGTTTTCACGGGCAATGGTCATGTGGATAACAATTATGTTCGCTACCAAGCTCCTTTCTCTTTATTGCGGCTTATCACAGGCAACGTCCCAGCGCAGTACAAATCCGCCGATGGCTCCATACGTTTTGAAACAGATTACACACGTGAAACGCTGGATGGAAAACCCAAAAATGGCACGATCTGGGGCGAAGTACGTGGTCCTTCGTTTCTGATGCAGGTAGGTGAGCGTGGGGCCGCGCTGGCCTTTACAACGCGTTTTCGAGCCGTTGGACAAGTAATCAGCGCATCCGAAGGATTGTTATCTGCGTTTCGGGCCAGCCTGAATACAGGTGGATTGTATAGTATTCCTACAACCGACAACAAGTTTGGAGCAAGTACCAATACCTATGCCGAACTGGGGGTAACCTATGCGGTGCCTATTGTGGAAGGCGACGGACGTAAGATTTTATTCGGAACAACAGCTAAGCTCCTGCTGGGTTATCATGCTCAACGGCTTATCAATCGGGGCATGAGCTATAGAATTGTACAGGACCCAGCCATACCAAACACCAACTTACTGGAAGTAAGTAAATTGGATGCCACTCTTGCCTACACTACGTTTCTACAGAATCGTAGCCTGACACCGGCCATTCTGTTTAGTCCCTCTTCGCCAGGACGAGGCTTTGGGCTTGATTTAGGCTTCACGTATGTCGATCAGTATGACGCCGACAGCCCGGCTTTACGGCTTGGTATCGCTCTAACGGATATTGGGGGGCTAACCTACAAAGGCCAGGAGTATAGCTATTCCGATCTGGGATCAAATCCTGTACGATTCAGTACTAAAGATTTCAATGACCTCAGCGGCACAGGCTCGATTGTTGAAGTCATTCAAAACAAGCTGACTACCGGCCGAGCTCCCGACAGCAATACCTTCAGGGTTGGACTGCCTACTTCTCTGAACCTACAAATGGACTATCAGCTACCCAGTGGATTTGGTCTTAATCTGACTTATTTGCAGGACGTTCGATCAACCTCCGCAACCGCGACTCATCAGCCTACCTTAATCGCGGTGACCCCTCGGTACGATTCACGCTGGGTGAGTGCATCGGTTCCGATTGCCTACCTGAATGGCGGCCTTACTGCTGGTGGTTCTGTTCGAATAGGCCCAGGCTGGCTGGGCACCGACAATTTACTGGGTTTATTAGGCAACAGTTCAAACGGTATTCAACCACGAGGTCTGGATATTTACGCAGGTATTGCTTTTGGGCTGGGAAAAGTGGAGGAGAAATAA
- a CDS encoding NifU family protein — MNSTLSRPVSIFTEGSPNPNSMKFVVSFDLVPSGLSFDYATPGDALVEGKASPLAVALFGFDFVRRVFISGNFVTVTKDDETEWDDVLFEVKLFLKDYFSEQKPVFAQRTMDANTTKLDMDSETVQKIKAVLDQYIRPAVESDGGAISFHTFDESTGIVKVLLQGSCSGCPSSTLTLKAGIENLLTRLVPEVKTVEAEGV, encoded by the coding sequence ATGAATTCTACGCTTAGCCGTCCCGTATCTATTTTTACGGAAGGTAGCCCCAATCCGAACTCGATGAAGTTCGTGGTCAGTTTCGACCTTGTGCCCAGTGGGCTTTCATTCGATTATGCAACACCAGGGGATGCTCTGGTTGAAGGAAAAGCATCGCCATTGGCCGTAGCGTTATTTGGGTTCGACTTTGTCCGTCGGGTATTTATCTCAGGCAACTTCGTTACCGTTACCAAAGACGACGAAACCGAGTGGGATGATGTGCTGTTTGAAGTAAAGCTCTTTCTGAAAGACTATTTCAGTGAGCAAAAGCCCGTTTTTGCACAGCGAACAATGGACGCCAACACCACAAAGCTGGATATGGATTCGGAAACTGTTCAAAAAATCAAGGCTGTGCTGGATCAATATATTCGTCCTGCAGTCGAGTCAGATGGAGGAGCCATCAGCTTCCACACGTTCGATGAATCTACGGGTATCGTCAAGGTATTACTTCAAGGTTCATGCAGCGGTTGCCCATCGTCGACGTTGACGCTCAAAGCTGGCATTGAGAACTTATTGACTCGATTAGTACCTGAAGTAAAAACCGTAGAGGCAGAAGGCGTATAG
- the rpmA gene encoding 50S ribosomal protein L27: protein MAHKKGVGSSKNGRDSISKRLGVKLFGGQSAIAGNIIVRQRGTKHHPGKNVGLGKDYTLFALVDGVVKFRPGRDSRSYVDIIPAGPSAVEVAPVAEVTA from the coding sequence ATGGCACACAAGAAAGGTGTAGGTAGTTCCAAAAACGGCCGCGATTCGATCAGCAAACGTCTGGGCGTGAAGTTGTTCGGCGGTCAGTCGGCTATCGCCGGCAATATCATCGTGCGTCAGCGTGGCACGAAACACCACCCCGGTAAAAATGTTGGGTTGGGTAAAGATTATACGTTGTTCGCCCTGGTTGATGGCGTAGTTAAATTCCGCCCTGGTCGCGACAGCCGTTCGTATGTCGATATCATTCCAGCGGGCCCATCAGCCGTTGAAGTTGCTCCTGTAGCAGAAGTAACAGCATAA